A window of Candidatus Xiphinematobacter sp. Idaho Grape contains these coding sequences:
- the rpsI gene encoding 30S ribosomal protein S9: MTMTSSSTCTSTGRRKTAVAHLQIKPGKGIIKVNNKDFVEYFPSISMQNEVLRPLELARSVHSFDLTVKTKGGGIVGQAGAMRLAISRALILTDASFRQILKKEGMLTRDPRMKERKKAGQPGARRRFQFSKR; the protein is encoded by the coding sequence ATGACTATGACTAGCTCTTCAACCTGTACCTCTACGGGACGTCGCAAAACTGCCGTTGCACACCTGCAGATCAAGCCGGGAAAAGGCATCATCAAGGTTAACAACAAGGATTTTGTGGAATATTTCCCTAGTATTTCAATGCAAAATGAAGTCCTACGTCCGCTGGAGCTAGCACGTTCTGTACACTCCTTCGACCTTACAGTCAAAACTAAAGGGGGTGGAATTGTGGGGCAGGCAGGTGCCATGCGCCTAGCCATTTCTCGTGCCCTCATTCTCACCGACGCTTCTTTTCGACAAATCCTAAAAAAGGAAGGTATGTTGACCCGTGATCCACGTATGAAAGAACGTAAAAAGGCAGGGCAACCCGGAGCTCGTAGGCGCTTCCAGTTTTCCAAGCGTTAG
- a CDS encoding RsmD family RNA methyltransferase, with translation MRVIAGSAGSIRFQAIPRGVRPTTDRVRGAIFSSLGKTVVGARVLDLFAGVGTLGIEALSRGATSAVLVERTMHCSKCIRRNLIRTKLSAVIQTVDAFRFINFRTESNSFDLIFADPPYARCAIDEKDLASQLCNSQSLVQAISPRGIFVLEAFREFHLPKNCSWVLLQEKRLNETAIFFLTKPK, from the coding sequence ATGCGCGTCATTGCAGGATCAGCAGGAAGTATTAGGTTTCAGGCGATTCCTAGGGGTGTACGTCCTACGACAGATCGAGTACGCGGAGCGATTTTTTCTAGCCTAGGCAAAACTGTTGTCGGTGCCCGTGTTTTAGACCTTTTTGCTGGAGTAGGAACGCTTGGAATTGAAGCTCTCAGCCGAGGTGCAACCTCCGCCGTTCTTGTAGAACGCACAATGCATTGTTCGAAATGCATACGACGTAACTTAATAAGAACTAAACTTTCCGCTGTCATTCAAACTGTGGATGCTTTTCGGTTTATTAATTTTCGCACAGAGTCCAATAGCTTTGATCTAATCTTTGCAGATCCTCCCTATGCCAGATGTGCAATAGACGAGAAAGATCTCGCTTCCCAACTTTGTAACTCTCAATCCCTCGTCCAAGCTATTTCTCCTCGGGGGATTTTTGTGCTAGAGGCGTTTCGGGAGTTTCACCTCCCAAAGAATTGTAGCTGGGTTCTACTACAGGAAAAACGCTTGAACGAAACGGCTATCTTTTTCCTAACCAAACCTAAATGA
- a CDS encoding S1C family serine protease: MRGFLHFLAFTVAVSLSAMGGGYLWWNTQTHASFRLPSQSPPLTSVNKTTPAGKLQILSKVDHEFTELVGRVMPSVVSITAVQQAAVLNDSFSKFFGVTALVELPPQLGSGVIVSQEGHIVTNLHVIGGSLVVRVHLNDGKILSAKVLGTDPFTDLAILKVKGTGFTPLELGNSDEVRVGQAVIAVGNPYGLQETVTQGIISAKGRRGFSETVNEFFQTDAAINPGNSGGPLIDSDGKIIAINNSILSDRGGWQGISFAIPSNTVKRVFNDIRTHGHVVHTWLGVLTAPLTASLSESLGILPGRRGVFIYRVFQDSPARRAGIRPGDIIIGFGGKNVYDGIGLKNRVAETLVGQKVSIKILRDRSEKQVEVTIEKSPRT, encoded by the coding sequence ATGAGAGGTTTTCTTCATTTTCTGGCTTTTACAGTTGCCGTTTCACTCTCAGCCATGGGGGGGGGTTACCTATGGTGGAACACACAGACGCACGCATCTTTTCGACTTCCATCCCAATCCCCTCCTCTGACATCTGTAAATAAGACAACTCCTGCTGGTAAACTCCAGATTCTCTCCAAAGTTGATCATGAATTCACTGAGCTAGTAGGTCGGGTGATGCCATCAGTTGTAAGTATTACCGCTGTTCAACAGGCAGCTGTCCTTAACGACAGTTTTAGTAAGTTTTTTGGAGTTACTGCTTTGGTTGAGCTCCCTCCTCAACTTGGTTCTGGAGTAATTGTCTCTCAGGAGGGCCATATTGTGACTAATCTGCATGTCATTGGGGGGTCGTTAGTTGTTCGAGTCCACCTTAATGATGGAAAAATTCTCTCAGCAAAAGTTTTGGGGACCGATCCTTTTACCGATTTAGCAATTCTTAAAGTAAAGGGCACCGGCTTCACTCCCCTTGAATTGGGAAATTCAGATGAGGTAAGGGTCGGGCAGGCGGTTATTGCCGTAGGTAACCCTTATGGTCTCCAAGAGACTGTTACGCAAGGAATTATCAGTGCTAAAGGACGACGCGGTTTTAGTGAAACAGTAAACGAGTTTTTCCAGACTGATGCTGCCATTAACCCGGGGAATTCCGGCGGTCCATTGATTGACTCAGACGGAAAAATCATTGCTATTAACAACTCAATTCTTTCCGATAGAGGAGGCTGGCAAGGCATAAGCTTTGCCATCCCTTCTAACACAGTAAAGCGTGTTTTTAACGACATTCGAACACATGGGCATGTAGTCCATACTTGGTTGGGTGTCCTTACTGCTCCGTTGACTGCATCTTTATCAGAATCTCTAGGCATACTTCCAGGTCGCCGTGGGGTCTTCATTTACAGAGTTTTTCAAGATTCTCCTGCTAGGCGAGCAGGAATTAGGCCCGGAGACATCATTATTGGCTTTGGCGGAAAGAACGTGTACGACGGCATTGGACTGAAGAATCGTGTTGCAGAAACCTTGGTAGGCCAGAAAGTTTCCATAAAAATCTTACGCGACCGTTCCGAAAAACAGGTCGAGGTGACCATCGAAAAGAGCCCTAGAACCTGA
- the rplM gene encoding 50S ribosomal protein L13 has product MSTYFAKTEEIKREWWVIDAGSQHLGRVAVKAASLLRGKHKVAFAPHVDTGDFVVVINAEKVQVSGRKETAKIYMSFSGYVGGHKSRSFRDYRKRRPEFLIEHAVRGMLPHNRLGRGVYRKLKVYRGNAHPHAAQNPRPV; this is encoded by the coding sequence ATGAGCACATATTTTGCCAAGACCGAGGAAATAAAGCGTGAGTGGTGGGTGATCGATGCTGGGAGTCAGCATCTGGGGCGCGTTGCTGTGAAAGCAGCTAGTTTGCTCCGTGGTAAACACAAGGTAGCCTTTGCTCCTCACGTGGACACTGGGGATTTTGTCGTCGTAATTAATGCAGAAAAGGTCCAGGTAAGCGGAAGGAAAGAAACTGCTAAGATCTATATGAGCTTCTCTGGATATGTTGGGGGACACAAGTCACGTTCTTTTCGCGACTACAGAAAACGCCGTCCGGAATTTCTTATTGAACACGCTGTCAGAGGGATGCTCCCGCATAATCGCCTGGGACGTGGGGTCTATCGCAAGCTAAAAGTCTACCGAGGGAATGCGCATCCACACGCTGCGCAGAATCCTAGGCCCGTCTAG
- a CDS encoding aspartate kinase: MSLIVQKYGGTSVSTPQRIKKVARHILETQRTPHSVVAVVSAMSGATNSLIQLAREITGYPTGREMDALLATGEQVATALTAMAINAIGGNAVPLTGWQAGIVTDSIHTRARIYDILPHNQIHEYLQRDTIVIIAGFQGQTPSGQITTLGRGGSDLTAIAISSALKADNCEIYTDVDGVFTCDPRIVSEAQKIGVISYDELLEMASSGSKVMQSRSVEFAKKFNVPFEVRSSLNNNRGTIVKEETAGMEDVVVRGISIEKNQAKVTICQVPDCPGSASHIFHTLAATNIVVDIIIQNVSVAGTTDISFTMNKEDLEKIGPALESAASSIGAGKIVKHDGIAKLSVVGIGMRSHSGVAAKLFESLSQGSINIQMISTSEIKIAVIIDEELAAKAACLVHSAFNLEKN; this comes from the coding sequence ATGTCTCTCATCGTTCAAAAATACGGGGGCACTTCTGTCAGTACTCCGCAACGCATCAAAAAGGTTGCCCGCCATATTCTAGAGACTCAGCGCACCCCCCATTCCGTTGTAGCCGTAGTTTCTGCTATGTCCGGAGCGACTAATTCTCTGATTCAACTAGCTAGGGAGATTACTGGTTACCCAACGGGACGAGAGATGGACGCCCTACTTGCCACAGGAGAACAAGTCGCTACTGCGCTCACAGCTATGGCAATCAACGCTATAGGCGGGAATGCTGTACCACTAACGGGCTGGCAAGCAGGCATTGTCACAGACAGCATCCATACCAGGGCAAGGATTTACGACATCCTCCCTCACAACCAAATCCACGAATACCTTCAAAGAGACACCATCGTCATTATAGCCGGCTTTCAGGGACAAACTCCTTCCGGTCAAATTACGACACTTGGGCGCGGCGGATCCGACCTAACAGCTATCGCTATTTCTAGTGCACTCAAGGCAGACAACTGTGAAATTTACACCGACGTGGATGGAGTTTTTACATGTGACCCACGTATTGTCTCCGAGGCACAGAAAATCGGGGTCATCTCCTACGACGAACTGTTAGAAATGGCTAGCTCCGGCTCCAAGGTCATGCAATCACGATCCGTAGAATTTGCCAAGAAATTTAACGTCCCATTCGAAGTGCGAAGCAGTCTAAACAACAACCGAGGAACTATCGTGAAGGAAGAGACAGCTGGTATGGAAGATGTCGTTGTCCGGGGAATCAGCATAGAAAAGAATCAAGCTAAAGTGACTATTTGCCAGGTTCCTGACTGTCCTGGAAGTGCGTCTCATATTTTTCACACGTTAGCTGCAACCAATATAGTCGTGGATATAATCATACAAAATGTCTCCGTAGCCGGTACAACTGATATCTCATTTACAATGAACAAGGAAGATCTAGAGAAAATTGGACCTGCACTTGAGTCTGCGGCATCATCGATTGGAGCTGGAAAAATCGTCAAGCACGATGGGATTGCCAAGCTTAGCGTGGTGGGAATTGGCATGCGTAGTCATTCAGGAGTCGCTGCGAAGCTCTTCGAGAGCCTCAGTCAAGGCAGCATTAATATTCAGATGATTTCAACATCTGAGATTAAAATTGCCGTGATTATTGACGAAGAACTTGCTGCAAAAGCTGCTTGCCTTGTTCATAGTGCCTTTAATTTGGAAAAAAACTAA
- a CDS encoding MFS transporter, with the protein MKKISRFTLGIVLFTILIDMIGFGIVIPVLPLYAEGERFRATSLQLGWLLGMFSLVQLVMAPLVGKLSDQVGRKPVLFLSMICTTIGFIIMGAATQLWMLFLARVIAGASGGNIATVQACVADITPPDQRSKSMGLVGAAFGLGFVLGPALGGVLSACIAPYAPFYFAAVLAFCNALFIAVFFPETLSVERRAQSYEKAPLAEVFVGNQSILISTILVAYLASIAGFAMMTTLFALFNAKRLGYGVSQTGYLLTYVGVLGILIQGGLLRYLLQRLVEKQLAAMGSLILASGLFLLPFCDNFVSLLGVLVPIALGNGLVTPTLNGLASRCSSPQIQGRVIGLMQASGSLGRFLGPLIAMALVGWDTPSQYGRTPIWVGASLSLVAFCLAVTFPQKKTPPSAAALA; encoded by the coding sequence TTGAAAAAGATTTCTCGCTTCACGTTGGGGATTGTTCTGTTTACGATCCTGATCGACATGATCGGGTTTGGTATTGTCATACCTGTACTCCCTTTGTATGCCGAAGGGGAGAGGTTTCGGGCTACCTCTTTGCAGTTAGGGTGGTTATTGGGGATGTTTTCTCTGGTGCAGTTGGTGATGGCGCCTCTTGTTGGTAAGCTCTCCGATCAAGTAGGTCGTAAGCCTGTTCTTTTTCTCAGCATGATCTGCACGACTATCGGGTTTATTATCATGGGTGCTGCAACTCAGTTGTGGATGCTGTTCTTAGCGCGGGTTATTGCCGGAGCTAGTGGGGGAAATATTGCTACTGTACAGGCCTGTGTCGCTGATATTACTCCTCCTGATCAACGCTCAAAATCTATGGGACTGGTCGGGGCAGCGTTTGGGCTAGGGTTTGTCCTAGGTCCCGCATTGGGAGGCGTGCTAAGCGCGTGTATTGCTCCGTACGCTCCTTTCTATTTTGCAGCAGTACTTGCCTTTTGTAACGCTCTCTTCATCGCTGTTTTCTTTCCAGAAACCCTTTCTGTAGAGCGCCGAGCACAATCTTATGAGAAAGCTCCCCTTGCAGAGGTATTTGTTGGCAATCAAAGTATCCTTATTAGTACCATTCTCGTTGCCTATTTGGCATCTATTGCTGGATTTGCCATGATGACTACCCTGTTTGCATTGTTCAATGCAAAGCGGCTGGGTTACGGGGTCAGCCAGACAGGCTATTTACTGACCTATGTAGGGGTATTAGGCATCCTGATTCAGGGAGGGTTGTTGCGCTATCTCCTACAAAGGCTTGTCGAGAAGCAATTGGCTGCCATGGGGTCCCTCATCTTGGCTAGTGGACTTTTCCTGCTTCCTTTCTGCGATAATTTTGTGTCCCTCTTGGGAGTGCTTGTCCCTATTGCCCTCGGAAACGGGCTTGTTACGCCCACGCTAAATGGGCTTGCCTCCCGCTGCTCTAGCCCCCAAATCCAGGGGAGAGTTATTGGCCTAATGCAGGCATCTGGAAGCTTGGGGAGATTTTTGGGACCGCTTATAGCCATGGCGCTTGTAGGATGGGACACGCCTTCCCAATATGGGCGGACCCCAATCTGGGTGGGGGCTTCTCTTTCCCTTGTCGCCTTTTGTTTAGCGGTGACTTTCCCTCAAAAGAAGACCCCTCCATCAGCTGCTGCTTTAGCCTAA
- a CDS encoding homoserine dehydrogenase produces the protein MVSVGIGLAGFGTVGAGVFRALKQNGDLLAQRTGTHFEIRRIALRDPTKSRPLPAPLEIVTTRWQDLMTDPKISIIVELMGGTVEPLALLRSAFAARKLVVTGNKALLAEHGAEIFELSRSANMPVFYEAAVAGGVPIIKSIREAFIGNRFESIYGILNGTSNYILSRMTESEMDFHQALREAQSRGFAEADPSLDLNGWDAAHKTILLASLAHGFWVGTCDIKVEGIETFSNLDIRFARQLGYRIKLLSSIRSHPDREIEISVGPVLIPASHILASVNGVFNAILVRGDMVGESLFYGRGAGESPTASAVLGNLAEAALSLSSPTYGSPGPHNLYGRIKNPDSCLAPFYLRLVVNSQPKVLTQIASILGDAKIGIMSLVQSGGQDGHQISLVLMLQKAVVGVTRKAIRQIAVLPCVREKPVLLRVEHFV, from the coding sequence ATGGTATCCGTTGGCATAGGACTAGCTGGGTTTGGAACCGTTGGTGCAGGGGTTTTCCGGGCACTCAAACAAAATGGTGACTTACTTGCACAGCGGACTGGTACGCACTTTGAGATACGGCGCATCGCTCTGCGTGATCCCACCAAAAGCCGACCCCTTCCTGCTCCCCTAGAGATAGTAACCACTAGATGGCAGGATTTAATGACAGATCCTAAAATCTCCATTATCGTTGAACTAATGGGAGGTACTGTGGAACCTCTTGCTCTCCTCCGGTCTGCTTTTGCTGCAAGAAAGCTAGTTGTCACTGGAAACAAAGCTTTGCTGGCTGAACATGGCGCTGAGATCTTCGAACTATCTCGGTCCGCTAACATGCCTGTCTTTTACGAAGCGGCTGTCGCTGGCGGAGTACCAATTATCAAGTCCATTCGAGAGGCCTTTATTGGCAATCGCTTTGAGTCCATATACGGAATTCTCAATGGGACCAGCAACTACATTTTAAGCCGGATGACAGAATCTGAGATGGATTTTCATCAAGCTCTTCGCGAAGCACAATCTCGCGGTTTCGCTGAAGCTGATCCCTCCTTGGACCTTAATGGGTGGGATGCTGCTCATAAAACTATCTTGTTAGCTTCTCTTGCCCATGGGTTTTGGGTGGGTACTTGTGACATCAAGGTGGAAGGGATTGAAACTTTCAGCAACCTTGACATTCGGTTTGCCCGCCAATTAGGCTACAGGATCAAGCTGCTTTCCTCTATCCGTTCGCACCCAGATCGGGAAATTGAGATCTCGGTAGGTCCGGTTTTAATCCCAGCATCCCATATTCTTGCATCCGTTAATGGTGTCTTTAACGCAATTCTTGTCCGAGGGGATATGGTCGGTGAGAGCCTCTTTTACGGCCGGGGGGCAGGGGAGTCCCCCACTGCAAGTGCCGTGCTAGGAAATCTAGCAGAGGCTGCGCTTAGTCTTTCTTCCCCTACCTATGGCAGCCCTGGCCCTCACAATCTCTATGGCCGCATCAAAAACCCCGACTCCTGCCTGGCCCCATTCTACTTACGATTAGTGGTTAACAGTCAGCCAAAGGTTCTTACTCAGATCGCTAGCATTCTTGGGGATGCAAAAATCGGAATTATGTCTCTCGTCCAATCAGGAGGGCAAGATGGCCATCAGATCTCTCTGGTGCTTATGCTCCAAAAAGCGGTAGTGGGGGTAACCAGAAAGGCAATTCGGCAAATTGCTGTATTGCCGTGTGTTAGAGAAAAACCGGTGCTACTGCGCGTTGAGCATTTTGTATGA
- a CDS encoding rhomboid family intramembrane serine protease gives MDTGKKIGIRGVLICVNTAVFSVFCLLPHSGQVFVERWFGLNLESILCGAVWQVVTYQFVHATPFHLLANMLTLWVSGRVMEWKLGLRQFLILYLVGGAVGGMMQLILQDSEAEILGASAAVCSVLMGFCTLYARHYITALFFFFIPLKLPARCLGWGIVFISLAFAITGWLPEIGHLAHLGGCIFGFLVTRFWMRKTVV, from the coding sequence ATGGATACAGGTAAGAAAATAGGTATCAGAGGAGTGCTGATCTGTGTAAATACCGCAGTCTTTTCTGTATTCTGCCTACTTCCCCATTCAGGGCAAGTATTTGTGGAAAGGTGGTTTGGGTTAAACTTGGAGAGTATACTTTGTGGGGCGGTTTGGCAGGTAGTTACTTACCAATTTGTTCATGCGACTCCCTTTCACCTTTTGGCAAACATGCTGACTCTATGGGTTTCTGGGAGAGTCATGGAATGGAAACTAGGGTTGCGGCAGTTTCTAATTCTTTACTTAGTGGGTGGAGCTGTGGGAGGGATGATGCAACTTATCTTGCAGGATTCAGAAGCGGAAATATTGGGAGCTTCGGCAGCGGTGTGTTCAGTACTTATGGGCTTCTGCACTCTTTATGCGCGACATTACATTACTGCACTGTTCTTCTTTTTTATTCCTCTAAAGCTACCAGCGAGATGCTTAGGTTGGGGCATTGTCTTCATTTCACTAGCATTTGCGATAACGGGCTGGCTTCCAGAAATTGGGCATCTTGCCCATTTGGGTGGGTGTATTTTTGGATTTCTTGTAACGCGTTTCTGGATGAGGAAGACGGTGGTCTAG
- a CDS encoding 3-deoxy-D-manno-octulosonic acid transferase — MTWTRFFYNLILPLFLVILLPRLLIQLFERGKCGHKFGQRFALYSRSVRSRLVALRPWTWIHAVSVGEVLVALKLIRCMEKKDPRCHFVLSTTTTAGLTLAEREKSKTTEVIYNPIDLFITVRRAIYLIRPQQLILVESEVWPNLVWAAKQYGATVALVNARLSPRSERRYLFFRPVIKPILHTLDIICVQNPSDTFRWEKIGVHPTRIHLTGSIKFDDARAVYRPPRDLRPLLLSIGCPKNALVLLGGSTHTGEEKILGRAFLAIQRVIPNTFLLVAPRHTERSKRVLKDLFGCGLYPVLRSAQSFLPSRINCLVLDSIGELQDWYSCVHAVFIGKSLTAHGGQNPAEAITAGKPVTFGPHMENFSALAQELLSVGGAVISHNEQELQGNLLRMLSDPAWADSLCKNAVECMRRHHGATERTRQILKSGPLISPSQGGG; from the coding sequence ATGACTTGGACCCGATTTTTCTATAATCTTATCCTTCCGCTTTTTCTAGTTATCCTCCTGCCGCGTCTCCTCATACAACTCTTTGAGAGAGGAAAATGTGGACACAAATTTGGCCAGAGATTTGCTCTCTACTCACGGAGTGTACGGTCTCGCTTGGTCGCACTACGGCCCTGGACTTGGATTCACGCTGTCAGCGTGGGAGAAGTTCTTGTTGCCCTAAAGCTCATTCGTTGCATGGAAAAAAAAGATCCTAGATGCCATTTTGTCCTGTCTACCACTACCACCGCAGGTTTGACGCTAGCAGAAAGAGAAAAGAGCAAGACGACCGAAGTTATTTACAACCCCATTGACCTCTTTATAACTGTACGGCGCGCTATCTACCTTATTCGTCCCCAACAACTCATTCTTGTCGAATCAGAGGTATGGCCTAATCTTGTCTGGGCAGCAAAGCAGTATGGAGCGACTGTCGCACTTGTTAACGCCAGACTCTCTCCACGCTCTGAGAGACGTTATCTCTTCTTCCGACCTGTCATTAAACCGATTCTCCACACGCTTGACATCATATGCGTGCAAAATCCTTCGGATACCTTCAGGTGGGAAAAAATCGGTGTCCATCCAACGCGAATCCACCTTACGGGGAGTATTAAATTTGATGATGCGAGAGCAGTCTATCGCCCTCCAAGAGATCTTCGCCCGCTGCTCTTATCTATTGGTTGTCCCAAAAATGCCCTTGTTCTACTTGGCGGTAGCACACACACTGGAGAAGAAAAAATTCTGGGCCGAGCTTTTCTTGCTATTCAGCGGGTTATTCCCAATACTTTTCTTCTCGTTGCACCTCGCCATACAGAACGCTCTAAAAGGGTTTTAAAGGACCTTTTTGGCTGTGGGCTATACCCTGTATTGCGTAGTGCTCAGTCATTTCTTCCAAGCAGGATCAATTGCCTGGTCCTAGATTCTATTGGCGAACTCCAAGATTGGTACTCATGTGTTCATGCCGTTTTCATTGGAAAAAGCCTCACAGCTCACGGCGGACAAAACCCTGCTGAAGCTATTACAGCTGGAAAGCCAGTTACCTTCGGCCCACATATGGAAAATTTTAGTGCTCTTGCTCAGGAACTTCTCTCGGTAGGAGGGGCCGTAATCAGCCATAACGAGCAAGAATTACAGGGCAATCTCCTACGAATGCTTAGTGATCCCGCCTGGGCAGATTCACTCTGCAAGAATGCTGTAGAATGCATGAGGCGTCACCACGGAGCTACAGAACGCACGAGACAAATCCTGAAATCTGGTCCTCTTATATCCCCCTCCCAGGGAGGGGGATAG
- the thrC gene encoding threonine synthase, translating to MKKSTWQDNGIINRYRDMLPLKASTPVVSLGEGSTPLVYSSWLSKSIGEGSEVYIKCEGLNPTGSFKDRGMTVAISKAVERHVRLVVCASTGNTSAAAAAYAAHAGISCAVLLPYGKIATGKLLQAFLYGAKIISLHGNFDDALSIVRQLSKDPKVEIVNSINPLRIEGQKTAAFEVVDELGEAPDFHFLPIGNAGNITAYWRGYREYFTCGKCSILPKMIGFQALGAAPLVFGHIVQDPDTIASAIRIGNPASWRLAASALNQSHGFVDAVTDMEILSAQVQLARKEGIFVEPASAASIAGLLKCVSKHSELPIIRRLKEGARIVCTVTGHGLKDLNTPAGTGMCPIESDATVDSVRNILEIG from the coding sequence ATGAAGAAGTCCACTTGGCAAGATAATGGGATCATTAACCGATATCGGGATATGTTGCCACTGAAGGCCTCCACTCCAGTAGTATCCCTAGGTGAGGGATCAACCCCGTTGGTATATTCTTCCTGGCTGAGTAAGTCCATTGGAGAAGGAAGTGAGGTATATATTAAGTGTGAAGGGCTCAACCCAACAGGATCTTTTAAGGATCGAGGGATGACGGTTGCTATTTCAAAGGCGGTAGAGCGCCATGTTCGGCTTGTGGTCTGTGCTTCCACAGGGAATACTTCTGCAGCTGCTGCTGCCTATGCAGCTCATGCTGGAATTTCCTGCGCTGTCCTCTTGCCTTATGGGAAAATAGCTACTGGTAAGCTGCTCCAGGCATTCCTTTACGGAGCAAAAATCATTTCCTTGCATGGCAATTTTGACGATGCCCTAAGTATCGTCCGACAACTTTCCAAAGATCCCAAGGTAGAAATTGTTAACTCAATTAATCCATTACGTATCGAGGGGCAGAAAACTGCCGCTTTCGAGGTTGTAGACGAACTGGGAGAGGCGCCAGACTTTCACTTTTTGCCGATTGGCAATGCCGGAAACATTACGGCCTATTGGCGTGGCTATCGTGAATACTTTACTTGCGGAAAATGCAGCATCCTCCCCAAAATGATTGGCTTTCAGGCTCTAGGTGCTGCTCCGCTAGTCTTCGGGCATATTGTACAGGATCCTGACACTATTGCCTCTGCCATTCGGATTGGTAACCCCGCTAGTTGGAGGTTGGCTGCTTCTGCTCTTAATCAATCTCATGGATTCGTAGACGCAGTCACCGATATGGAGATTCTCTCTGCACAAGTTCAGCTTGCCAGGAAGGAGGGGATTTTCGTAGAGCCTGCAAGTGCTGCTTCCATTGCCGGGTTGCTTAAGTGTGTTTCTAAACATTCAGAACTGCCCATTATCCGGAGACTGAAGGAAGGTGCTCGCATTGTCTGCACAGTAACCGGGCATGGTCTGAAAGATCTTAACACCCCGGCAGGAACTGGCATGTGCCCTATTGAGTCTGACGCTACAGTGGATTCAGTTCGAAACATTCTGGAGATAGGGTAG